A stretch of Astyanax mexicanus isolate ESR-SI-001 chromosome 21, AstMex3_surface, whole genome shotgun sequence DNA encodes these proteins:
- the rcan1b gene encoding calcipressin-1 isoform X2: MFFSFLIMRLKITKCNRFCLVTTLVDGAVFSQSEAQEQFEALFRQFDAGVSFQFFKSFRRVRINFTDALSAAEARVKLHKSDFNGKEMRLYFAQSVHIGSPRLEPPKPEKQFLISPPASPPVGWAQSQDATPVINYDLLCAVSKLGPGEKYELHSGTTTTPSVIVHVCEDDSSGGEEETEGGKRARPKIIQTRRPDYSPSVKQ; encoded by the exons atgttttttagctttttaatcaTGCGCTTAAAGATAACTAAGTGCAATCGTTTCTGTCTGGTGACCACACTTGTGGACGGTGCAgtgtttagccaatcagaggctcaG gAGCAGTTCGAGGCCCTGTTTCGGCAGTTTGATGCAGGAGTTTCTTTCCAGTTCTTTAAAAGCTTCCGGCGCGTCCGGATTAACTTCACTGATGCTCTGTCTGCTGCTGAAGCTCGAGTGAAGCTCCACAAGAGTGATTTCAACGGCAAGGAGATGCGCCTCTATTTCGCCCAG TCTGTGCACATTGGCAGTCCTCGTCTAGAGCCTCCAAAGCCAGAGAAGCAGTTCCTCATCTCCCCTCCTGCGTCTCCTCCAGTGGGCTGGGCTCAATCTCAGGACGCTACGCCGGTTATTAACTATgacctgctgtgtgctgtctccAAACTCGgcccag gtgagaAATACGAGTTACACTCTGGAACCACGACGACTCCCAGCGTGATCGTGCACGTGTGCGAGGACGACAGTTCGGGCGGGGAAGAGGAAACCGAGGGGGGGAAGCGCGCCCGTCCCAAAATCATACAGACCCGGCGCCCAGACTACTCTCCCTCCGTCAAGCAGTGA